From Fusarium fujikuroi IMI 58289 draft genome, chromosome FFUJ_chr07, a single genomic window includes:
- a CDS encoding related to phospholipid-translocating ATPase, with translation MSQALPHNLVVFGPDANCTLALCPVEWSVYKYRPSLAANITFIILYAIAMGTHLVLGIKWKQWFYMSFMMVGCLFEIIGYIGRIIMYNNPFNFGGFMVQIVFITSGPVFYTAAIYVTLSKTIKYFAPEVSRFRPELVWWIFIPADLVCLVLQAAGGALSTVSQGSSQTGIDIALAGLSLQVVILVLFCALLGDYLWRYFRSGNASAMGRRMRIFFGFLSAAVVLILARCAFRCYELSKGYRNSDLITDEGLFIGLEGVLIVIAVFFLCISHPGPVFNDAMTTVPGTSQSDADAEK, from the exons ATGTCGCAAGCACTACCACACAACTTGGTCGTATTTGGCCCCGACGCAAACTGCACTCTCGCTCTCTGTCCTGTAGAATGGAGCGTCTACAAATACCGACCTTCACTCGCCGCGAACATCacattcatcatcctctaCGCCATCGCCATGGGGACACATCTCGTTTTGGGTATCAAGTGGAAGCAGTGGTTCTACATGAGCTTCATGATGGTTGGTTGTTTGTTTGAGATTATCGGATATATTGGAAGGATTATCATGTACAATAATCCCTTCAACTTTGGGGGATTCATGGTGCAGATTGTGTTTATCACGAGTGGCCCTGTCTTCTACACAGCTGCTATTTACGTGACACTTTCCAAGAC TATCAAATACTTTGCCCCAGAAGTCTCACGCTTCAGACCCGAACTCGTCTGGTGGATCTTCATCCCCGCTGATCTAGTCTGTCTCGTCCTCCAAGCCGCAGGCGGCGCACTATCAACAGTCAGCCAGGGCTCCAGCCAGACCGGTATCGACATCGCCTTGGCCGGTCTATCCCTCCAagtcgtcatcctcgttcTCTTCTGCGCTCTTCTCGGCGACTATCTCTGGCGATACTTTCGTAGTGGAAATGCCAGCGCCATGGGGAGACGTATGAGAATCTTCTTCGGATTCTTAAGCGCTGCCGTTGTTCTCATTCTCGCGCGTTGTGCATTCCGATGCTATGAGTTGAGCAAGGGGTATCGAAACTCAGACCTCATCACGGATGAGGGGTTGTTCATTGGTCTCGAGGGAGT CCTTATTGTTATTGCGGTGTTCTTCTTGTGCATCAGCCACCCTGGCCCTGTGTTCAACGATGCGATGACGACGGTGCCGGGTACGTCGCAGAGCGATGCCGATGCCGAGAAGTGA
- a CDS encoding related to A.gambiae ATP-binding-cassette protein, translating to MSHHGPDVEKMDRTSSPDLSIDPGIHHLSGGHLSLDDVQAVHVQLHNLAVSVDTAPSWLAPSTYGDLFSSKFSTAPKMKPLLNAVNADLQPGTLTAIIGGSGSGKTTLLNTVAERVLSSRLSQEGVVTFNGKVGVHNVRAAYVMQQDILLPTLTVRETLRYSADLRLPPSTTAEERHRVVEEVILELGLKECADTRIGNSQHHGCSGGEKRRTSIGVQLLANPSVLFLDEPTTGLDATSAYQLVRTLKTLAQKGRTIITTIHQPRSEIWDLFDNLIVLTKGSPVFSGAIKDAVPWFADLGFQLPPFVNPAEFIIDIAAVDNRTPELEQETSAKVERLKGAWNEETQKRHRPLDTVDVGDGKKKDKKAEEHAGFVRQLTVLTDRTLKVTYRDPLGMAATLTEAIFMGLVCGYLFFDLGRDQAGIRSRQGGLYTAAGLQGYLILIFEVYRMTFDIPTFDRENSEGCVDALPFVLSRRIARMVTEDVAAPFLFSVIFYFMAGFDRDVEKFFTFFAITLLNQYIAVTCAMTCVATVRHFAGASVIANLVFTLQSMACGMFINVNSLPVYVRWLKWLTYTFYVFSAYCGNEFEGSFYDCPFGDESDPRCKQYTGSYVMASLGFPKDWTAKPILVCLAFVVFFVVLSVIGLHILKVEMTIARARVSDTDLSAGKEKMTARSVADVRAIDLELNQFSLALDKRTQLGKKLPTKTILNPVNATFNAGVLNVIMGPSGSGKTSLLNSMALRLRNSVGTKYRPAGKLTFNGAVPSDSVIRSVCSYVCQDDDALLPSLTVRETLRFAAGLRLPSFMSKEEKNRRAEDVLLKMGLKDCADNLIGGELVKGISGGEKRRVSIAVQVLTDPRILLLDEPTSGLDAFTANSIMEVLQGLANEGRTLILTIHQARSDLFREFGNVLLLARGGSQVYSGPGNDMLGYLARHGYECPTHTNPADFALDMITIDLQQEGRELESRKRVQKLIDHWKEENSSPNEKVVGPRDEVTKDTPEQHNTQNTTHRRSFNKANLSTPAELGALIRKRAPITTSLPLLLHRATINTYRQPELIVARLMQVIGLALVLALFFAPFDNDYYSVQNRMGFVQEIGAFYFVGMLQNTAIYPNERDVFYREDDDGVYSVHAFLAAYTILEVPFEIISCMIFGVLGVIAVDLPRTATLYFVSVFACFGIVSCGESLGIMFNTLFGHTGFAVNIMGVFLALANTMAGILSIDMPELFKAFNYLSPIRYGTRAVAPYSLRDIKFTCNDEQRLQNGKCPIETGQQVLELYNFDVDPVVNVACLAACVVVYRLLAWGLLKIARTHWKGRKKSDESVKG from the exons ATGTCGCATCATGGCCCCGacgttgagaagatggacagAACCAGTTCCCCGGATCTTTCGATAGATCCTGGCATTCACCATCTTTCCGGAGGCCATCTTTCTCTTGACGATGTTCAAGCTGTTCATGTTCAGCTTCACAACTTGGCTGTGTCCGTTGACACTGCACCGTCATGGCTTGCGCCCTCGACATATGGAGATTTATTCTCCTCAAAGTTCAGCACCGCCCCAAAAATGAAGCCGTTACTCAACGCCGTAAACGCCGATCTTCAGCCAGGAACCTTAACAGCTATCATTGGAGGTAGTGGCTCGGGAAAGACGACACTGCTCAACACAGTCGCTGAAAGGGTACTGAGCTCGAGATTAAGTCAAGAGGGAGTTGTGACTTTCAATGGAAAAGTTGGCGTTCATAATGTTCGAGCTGCGTATGTTATGCAGCAGGATATTCTGCTACCGACACTCACTGTCAGGGAAACGTTGCGATACTCAGCTGATCTACGCCTACCGCCATCGACAACCGCTGAAGAACGCCACAGAGTTGTTGAAGAGGTCATTCTCGAACTTGGGCTGAAAGAATGCGCTGATACACGGATTGGTAACTCACAGCATCACGGATGTTCAGGCGGTGAGAAGCGACGAACAAGTATTGGTGTTCAACTACTCGCCAACCCATCagtcctcttcctcgacgAGCCTACGACCGGTCTTGATGCGACAAGTGCATACCAACTTGTACGAACACTCAAGACACTTGCGCAGAAGGGGCGCACGATCATAACGACGATTCATCAGCCGCGATCTGAAATCTGGGATCTTTTCGACAATCTTATTGTTCTCACGAAAGGTAGCCCTGTGTTCTCGGGTGCTATCAAAGACGCTGTTCCTTGGTTCGCAGATCTAGGTTTCCAACTTCCGCCTTTTGTCAATCCTGCCGAGTTCATCATTGATATCGCGGCTGTTGATAATCGCACTCCTGAGTTGGAGCAAGAGACGTCTGCGAAGGTGGAGAGGTTGAAGGGTGCTTGGAATGAAGAAACGCAGAAGAGACATCGTCCGCTTGAtactgttgatgttggcgatgggaagaagaaggataagaaggcGGAGGAGCATGCAGGTTTTGTGCGACAACTCACAGTTCTTACAGATCGAACCCTCAAAGTTACATACCGTGATCCCCTCGGTATGGCAGCTACTCTCACCGAAGCTATCTTCATGGGTCTTGTGTGCGGATACCTATTCTTTGATCTCGGCCGTGATCAAGCCGGCATTCGCTCTCGACAGGGTGGACTATACACTGCAGCCGGTCTACAAGGctacctcatcctcatcttcgaaGTCTACCGCATGACATTCGACATTCCCACCTTCGACCGCGAGAACTCTGAAGGATGTGTCGATGCCCTCCCCTTCGTGCTCTCACGACGAATCGCACGTATGGTAACAGAAGATGTCGCTGCGCCGTTTCTCTTCTCGGTCATCTTTTATTTCATGGCTGGGTTTGATCGCGATGTCGAAAAGTTCTTTACGTTCTTCGCGATCACGTTGTTGAATCAGTACATTGCTGTTACGTGTGCCATGACGTGTGTTGCGACGGTTAGACACTTTGCTGGAGCGAGTGTGATCGCAAATCTTGTTTTCACACTGCAGAGTATGGCTTGTGGAATGTTCATCAATGTGAACAGTCTTCCTGTCTATGTTCGGTGGCTCAAATGGCTTACTTACACG TTCTACGTGTTCAGCGCATACTGCGGAAACGAGTTCGAGGGGAGTTTCTACGATTGTCCCTTCGGCGACGAATCCGACCCACGATGTAAACAGTACACGGGCTCATACGTGATGGCGTCTCTCGGCTTCCCTAAAGACTGGACTGCCAAACCTATCCTCGTATGCCTCGCCTTTGTCGTATTCTTCGTGGTACTATCAGTCATCGGACTTCATATTCTCAAAGTCGAAATGACGATTGCTCGCGCTCGTGTCTCAGATACCGATCTTTCTGCTGGAAAGGAGAAAATGACTGCACGATCTGTCGCCGACGTTCGAGCTATTGATTTGGAACTCAACCAATTCTCACTCGCTTTGGATAAGAGAACACAACTGGGAAAGAAACTACCGACAAAGACGATTCTTAACCCTGTGAATGCGACGTTCAACGCCGGAGTTCTGAATGTGATCATGGGTCCTTCAGGCAGTGGAAAGACGTCGCTTCTCAACTCGATGGCTCTAAGACTACGAAACTCAGTGGGAACGAAATATCGACCAGCTGGGAAACTCACCTTCAACGGCGCTGTTCCCTCAGATTCAGTTATCCGATCTGTTTGCTCTTATGTCTGTCAAGACGACGATGCGCTGCTGCCGTCGCTTACAGTTCGTGAGACACTCCGCTTCGCAGCTGGTCTTCGACTGCCATCATTTATgagcaaggaggagaagaatcgTCGGGCAGAAGacgtgttgttgaagatgggctTGAAGGATTGTGCTGATAACCTCATTGGCGGCGAACTCGTAAAGGGTATTTCTGGAGGAGAGAAACGCCGTGTTTCTATCGCAGTACAAGTCCTCACTGATCCtcgtattcttcttctggacgAACCGACTTCTGGATTGGATGCTTTCACCGCGAATTCTATCATGGAAGTTCTCCAAGGTCTCGCCAACGAAGGTCGAACTCTCATTCTCACCATCCATCAAGCTCGCTCCGATCTTTTCAGGGAGTTCGGAAACGTACTACTTTTGGCAAGAGGTGGTTCGCAGGTTTATTCTGGTCCTGGAAATGATATGCTTGGATATCTAGCTCGCCATGGATATGAGTGTCCGACACACACCAACCCAGCTGACTTTGCACTCGACATGATCACTATCGATCTTCAACAGGAAGGCAGAGAATTGGAGTCTCGAAAGAGAGTGCAGAAGCTGATCGACCattggaaagaagagaattcCTCTCCAAACGAGAAGGTAGTTGGTCCTCGAGATGAAGTCACCAAAGATACCCCTGAACAACACAACACTCAGAACACAACACATCGCCGCTCCTTCAACAAAGCCAACCTCTCAACCCCCGCTGAACTCGGCGCCCTCATCCGCAAACGCGCCCCGATAACAACatccctccccctcctcctccaccgcgCCACCATAAACACCTACCGCCAACCCGAGCTCATCGTCGCCCGCCTCATGCAAGTCATCGGCCTCGCGCTTGTCCTCGCCCTGTTCTTCGCCCCCTTCGACAACGACTACTACTCCGTTCAGAACAGAATGGGCTTCGTGCAGGAGATTGGTGCCTTTTACTTTGTCGGCATGTTGCAGAACACGGCGATCTATCCGAATGAGCGCGATGTGTTTTACagggaggatgatgatggggtTTATAGCGTGCATGCGTTTCTGGCGGCGTATACGATTCTGGAGGTGCCGTTTGAGATTATCAGTTGTATGATCTTTGGTGTGCTGGGGGTTATTGCTGTTGACCTCCCGCGGACTGCGACGCTGTACTTTGTTTCGGTGTTTGCCTGTTTTGGAATCGTGTCATGCGGTGAATCGCTCGGTATCATGTTCAACACACTCTTCGGCCATACTGGGTTCGCCGTCAACATCATGGGGGTGTTCCTCGCGCTGGCTAACACAATGGCTGGTATTCTCTCCATCGACATGCCAGAGCTCTTCAAAGCGTTCAACTACCTCTCCCCCATTCGGTACGGCACACGAGCTGTAGCACCGTACTCGTTGAGGGATATTAAGTTTACGTGTAATGATGAGCAGAGATTGCAGAATGGAAAGTGTCCGATTGAGACAGGGCAGCAGGTGCTAGAGTTGTATAATTTTGATGTTGATCCTGTTGTCAATGTGGCATGTTTGGCGGCTTGTGTAGTGGTGTACAGGTTACTGGCCTgggggttgttgaagattgcTAGGACGCATTGgaaggggaggaagaagagtgacGAGAGTGTGAAGGGATAG
- a CDS encoding related to methyltransferase, producing the protein MAETNEQPVVVPDEQEDNESTLGEDSASTTASVSESIFNYRCENGRTYHAYKDGKYVLPNDERENERLDLQHNLFLLTFGDKLGLAPPCFPDTKVNHVLDLGTGTGIWAMDFADEHPEAEVIGVDLSPIQPSFIPPNVTFEIDDIEDEWTYSKPFDYIHSRFMTSCISDWKKYLTQCFQNLSPNGYLELQEADLTIKSDDDTVKPDNALLKCLKLLQEASERFGRPYVDIPALVDVMTEIGFVDVKIERFRWPSNSWPKDKKYKELGTWCYENFSSGLEAITMAALTRGHGWSVEDTTVFLMDVRKTMGDRKIHAYWPM; encoded by the exons ATGGCTGAGACGAACGAACAACCTGTTGTGGTGCCGGATGAGCAG GAGGACAATGAGTCCACGCTGGGTGAG GACTCTGCATCTACTACAGCGAGTGTTTCTGAATCAATCTTCAATTACCGCTGTGAAAACGGCAGAACTTATCATGCCTATAAAGACGGCA AGTATGTCTTGCCGAATGATGAGAGGGAGAATGAAAGATTAG ATCTTCAACATAATCTGTTCCTTCTCACCTTTGGCGATAAGCTTGGTCTCGCACCGCCTTGTTTCCCAGACACAAAAGTGAATCATGTCTTGGACCTGGGAACTGGGACCGGAATTTGGGCCATGGACTTTGCAGATGAACATCCGGAAGCAGAG GTCATCGGCGTCGACCTCTCACCGATTCAACCAAGCTT CATCCCACCTAACGTGAcctttgagattgacgatATTGAAGACGAGTGGACCTACTCAAAGCCATTTGACTACATCCACAGCCGTTTCATGACATCTTGCATAAGCGACTGGAAGAAATACCTCACCCAATGCTTCCA GAACTTGAGCCCCAACGGCTATCTCGAGCTCCAAGAAGCAGATCTCACCATCAAATCCGATGACGACACCGTGAAGCCTGATAACGCACTCCTCAAGtgtctcaagcttctccaagagGCATCAGAGCGGTTCGGCCGTCCGTATGTAGATATCCCAGCGCTAGTAGACGTCATGACGGAGATTGGGTTTGTGGATGTCAAGATCGAGAGATTCAGGTGGCCGAGCAATTCGTGGCCGAAGGATAAGAAGTACAAGGAGCTGGGGACTTGGTGCTATGAGAACTTTTCGAGTGGGCTTGAGGCTATCACCATGGCGGCGCTGACGAGGGGTCATGGGTGGAGTGTGGAGGATACTACGGTGTTTCTGATGGATGTGAGGAAGACTATGGGGGACAGGAAGATCCATGCCTACTGGCCGATGTGA
- a CDS encoding related to allantoinase, whose amino-acid sequence MTTSNAEQYPEGPLSVLVSSRVVVTLPDDSLAVTPASIVVSPVTGKIISVIPEVLPSTSFPAGTEYIDHTPKLLLPGLVDAHVHLNEPGRTEWEGFWTGTRAAASGGVTTVVDMPLNAIPPTTTLHGFEEKLSASQGQCWVDVGFYGGVIPGNAAELRPLVEAGVRGFKGFLIESGVPEFPAVSSKDIALAMETLKDSPTTLMFHAEMIPPITQSVGDDVQTSEAPLAPSGELTAYKTFLESRPPAFETYAIEEILSQAHIAPSLHLHIVHLSATQCIPLLKAARKAGINITAETCFHYLGLTAEEIEKGDTRHKCCPPIREGKNRDGLWEELVAEDSCIKTVVSDHSPCTPQLKLLPQHLDADRPNIPHNDSGIDVTHSEAQKAVNADKERGDFFAAWGGISSVGLGLPILYTAAKKRSDFSKTPSITDIVRLCCQATAAQVGLSHRKGAIRVGMDADICVFDDADEWTFSQGDMRWKNRCSPWEGHQFTGRVKETWLRGNKVFELGAANSGFVVGKPLGESITEKRTF is encoded by the exons GTACCCTGAGGGTCCTCTCTCTGTCCTTGTCTCCTCTCGAGTCGTCGTCACTCTCCCCGATGACTCACTTGCTGTCACTCCTGCTTCCATTGTCGTCAGCCCCGTCACCGGAAAGATCATCTCTGTCATCCCCGAAGTCCTCCCCTCAACAAGCTTCCCTGCTGGTACTGAGTATATCGACCATACCCCCAAGCTTCTCCTGCCCGGTCTCGTCGACGCTCATGTTCACTTGAACGAGCCTGGTCGTACCGAGTGGGAGGGCTTCTGGACTGGTACCCGTGCTGCTGCTAGCGGTGGTGTCACTACTGTTGTTGACATGCCGCTGAATGCTATTCCTCCTACTACCACCCTTCATGGGTttgaggagaagttgagCGCCAGTCAAGGGCAGTGCtgggttgatgttggtttcTATGGTGGTGTTATTCCGGGTAATGCTGCTGAGCTGAGGCCCCTGGTTGAAGCTGGTGTTCGAGGATTTAAGGGATTCTTGATCGAGTCTGGT GTTCCTGAGTTCCCTGCTGTATCATCCAAGGATATTGCCCTCGCCATGGAAACTCTCAAGGACAGCCCTACCACTCTCATGTTCCATGCCGAAATGATCCCTCCCATTACTCAATCTGTCGGTGATGACGTTCAGACCTCAGAAGCTCCCCTGGCTCCCAGTGGTGAACTCACCGCATACAAGACGTTCCTCGAATCTCGACCCCCTGCCTTCGAAACATACGCCATCGAGGAGATTCTCAGCCAAGCACACATAGCCCCTTCGCTGCACCTACACATCGTTCACCTGTCCGCCACCCAATGCATTCCTCTTCTCAAGGCAGCTCGCAAGGCAggcatcaacatcacagcCGAGACCTGCTTCCATTACCTCGGTCTCAcagctgaggagattgagaagggCGACACTCGACACAAGTGCTGTCCTCCTATCCGAGAGGGCAAGAACCGCGATGGTCTCTGGGAAGAGCTCGTCGCTGAGGACTCGTGCATCAAGACTGTTGTGTCGGATCACTCACCCTGCACACCTCAACTTAAGCTCCTCCCTCAACATCTCGACGCCGACCGACCCAACATCCCCCACAATGACTCCGGCATCGACGTAACACACTCCGAAGCCCAGAAGGCCGTGAACGCCGACAAGGAGCGTGGTGATTTCTTCGCAGCCTGGGGCGGCATCTCATCCGTCGGTCTTGGTCTCCCCATTCTTTACACCGCCGCCAAGAAGCGCAgcgacttctccaagacacCCAGCATCACCGACATTGTTCGTCTCTGCTGCCAAGCCACAGCCGCCCAAGTCGGCCTGTCGCATCGCAAGGGCGCTATCAGAGTCGGTATGGATGCAGATATCTGTGTCTTTGACGATGCAGACGAGTGGACATTTTCACAGGGCGATATGCGATGGAAGAACCGCTGCTCACCGTGGGAGGGCCATCAATTCACGGGTCGCGTGAAGGAGACTTGGCTGCGTGGAAACAAGGTTTTTGAGCTTGGAGCGGCGAATTCTGGATTTGTGGTTGGCAAGCCTCTGGGGGAGAGCATCACAGAGAAGCGAACATTTTGA